The following coding sequences are from one Nicotiana tabacum cultivar K326 chromosome 1, ASM71507v2, whole genome shotgun sequence window:
- the LOC142164667 gene encoding uncharacterized protein LOC142164667 — MEEDAECFVARCDKCQQYGNNMHRPAELLHPVISPWTFMKWGIDIVGPLPQAKGKESKGKWPEVLPGVLWAYRTTTKTGTGKTPFLLVYGAEALIPVEVGEPSTRYTQATEESNEEEMRINLDLLEEMREAALIRMAAQKQIIERYYNRKAHLRYFKIGDFILKKVFQSTKAANAGKLSPSWEEPYRIRSIIGKGAYELETIEGKVLSSNWNAIPLKKYYF, encoded by the exons atggaagaagatgcAGAATGTTTTGTGGCCAGGTGTGACAAATGCCAACAATATGGCAATAACATGCATCGCCCAGCGGAGCTATTACATCCGGTTATTTCACCATGGACTTTTATGAAGTGGGGGATAGATATTgtgggtccactaccacaagctAAAGGAAAG GAGTCAAAGGGCAAGTGGCCTGAAGTGTTACCGGGAGTCTTATGGGCTTATCGAACGACAACAAAGACAGGTACGGGAAAGACTCCATTTTTACTTGTTTATGGtgctgaagccttaattccagttgaagtAGGTGAACCAAGTACAAGATATACACAAGCAACTGAGGAATCAAACGAGGAAGAGATGCGAATAAATTTAGATTTGCTTGAAGAAATGAGAGAAGCGGCTCTAATAAGAATGGCCGCTCAGAAACAAATTATTGAGCGGTACTACAACCGGAAAGCTCATCttagatacttcaagattggggacttcatCCTCAAAAAGGTCTTTCAATCAACAAAAGCAGCTAATgcaggaaagttgagtccaagtTGGGAAGAACCCTATAGAATTCGAAGCATCATTGGAAAGGGAGCATATGAGTTGGAAACCATAGAAGGCAAAGTACTATCATCAAATTGGAATGCTATTCCTTTAAAGAAGTATTACTTCTAG